The Limnochorda sp. LNt genome includes a region encoding these proteins:
- a CDS encoding IS110 family RNA-guided transposase produces the protein MNLRRRLVEQRARWKNQIRSLLQRSGYRAPHNLWQARRHLKALWELDLCSADRVALAVALEQLRSTNTHLRALEREIGHRVKDCPPVRLLLSLGGFNVIAAATYYAYIGDPFRFSTDKHVASYTGLVPRVYQSGTTDRRRSITKEGPAVLRWALVEAASSVARHGPPALRAFHERLRAKKDHQVAVVALAAKLARIAWAMWRTGRLFTGIRAELYTAKLSLLDGHAAPYPTAYVLRWLGERVDQIVDRSPYAIKQTRKGAQLKAAA, from the coding sequence GTGAATCTGCGCCGGCGGCTGGTCGAGCAGCGGGCCCGGTGGAAGAATCAAATCCGCAGCCTGCTCCAGCGCTCCGGCTATCGCGCGCCCCATAACCTTTGGCAAGCGCGTCGTCACTTGAAGGCCCTCTGGGAGCTGGACCTGTGCTCGGCCGACCGGGTGGCCTTGGCGGTGGCGCTGGAGCAGCTGCGCTCGACCAACACCCACCTGCGGGCCCTGGAGCGGGAGATTGGCCATCGGGTGAAGGACTGCCCGCCGGTGCGGTTGCTGCTCTCCCTTGGAGGCTTCAATGTCATCGCGGCGGCCACGTACTATGCCTACATCGGCGACCCCTTCCGGTTTTCCACCGACAAGCACGTGGCCAGCTACACGGGGCTGGTGCCGCGGGTCTACCAGTCCGGCACGACGGACCGCCGGAGGTCGATCACGAAGGAAGGCCCGGCGGTCCTGCGGTGGGCGTTGGTGGAAGCCGCCAGCAGCGTCGCCCGCCATGGCCCGCCGGCCCTGCGCGCGTTTCACGAGCGGCTGCGGGCCAAGAAGGACCATCAGGTGGCGGTGGTGGCCCTGGCCGCCAAGCTGGCTCGGATCGCCTGGGCCATGTGGCGCACGGGGCGGTTGTTTACCGGCATCCGTGCCGAGCTCTATACTGCCAAGCTTTCCCTGCTCGATGGCCACGCGGCGCCCTATCCCACGGCCTATGTGCTGAGGTGGCTGGGCGAACGGGTCGATCAAATCGTTGACCGCAGCCCTTATGCGATCAAGCAGACTCGGAAAGGAGCCCAACTGAAAGCCGCTGCTTGA
- a CDS encoding IS256 family transposase: MTRGPRKAPGAGAGGRRRKRRLSRRERRRWLRQARKTTERELETLVRAGLLELSRQAGMAWLYQRLETEADALAGAPKGRHQAQRRGRRHGYEVGSVVMGGVRLPILRPRVRRLQGREELVPPTYRALQDEATLGEAALEQSLAGVAMRRYGETMPDLLGIPDELPLTHVSRSTVSRRFLAEAGAILAEILHRPLSERYLVVFLDGLALGEHQVVAAVGVTEAGQKRVLGLWEGVTESREVCQALVEDLAARGLSAQHGLLVVIDGSKALAAAVRAVWGERALIQRCVCHKARNVLEKLPRSMQGMVRRRLARAWGEAEAAAAALSLQALADRLDETGYAEAAAR, from the coding sequence TTGACCAGGGGGCCGCGGAAGGCTCCCGGGGCCGGGGCGGGCGGCCGGCGACGCAAGCGCCGGCTCTCCCGCCGGGAGCGGCGGCGGTGGCTGCGCCAGGCGCGCAAGACGACCGAGCGGGAGCTGGAGACGCTGGTCCGAGCGGGCCTGCTGGAGCTGAGCCGCCAAGCGGGGATGGCCTGGCTGTACCAGCGCCTGGAGACCGAAGCCGATGCGCTGGCCGGGGCCCCGAAGGGCCGCCATCAGGCCCAGCGGCGCGGCCGACGGCACGGCTACGAGGTCGGCAGCGTGGTGATGGGCGGGGTGCGCCTCCCCATCCTGCGCCCCCGGGTGCGCAGACTGCAGGGCCGGGAGGAGCTGGTCCCGCCGACCTACCGGGCCCTGCAGGACGAGGCCACCTTGGGCGAAGCGGCGCTGGAACAGAGCCTGGCGGGGGTCGCCATGCGCCGCTACGGCGAGACCATGCCGGACTTGCTCGGCATCCCCGATGAGCTTCCTCTCACCCACGTATCGCGCAGCACCGTGAGCCGGCGCTTCCTCGCGGAGGCCGGGGCCATCCTGGCCGAGATCCTCCACCGCCCTCTGTCCGAGCGGTACCTGGTGGTCTTCCTGGACGGGCTTGCGCTCGGCGAGCACCAGGTAGTAGCCGCCGTGGGCGTGACCGAGGCCGGGCAGAAGCGGGTGCTGGGACTGTGGGAAGGGGTCACGGAGAGCCGGGAGGTCTGCCAGGCCCTGGTGGAGGACCTGGCTGCCCGGGGGCTTTCGGCTCAGCATGGCCTTCTGGTAGTCATCGACGGCAGCAAGGCGCTGGCGGCGGCCGTGCGGGCGGTGTGGGGTGAGCGGGCGCTCATCCAGCGCTGTGTGTGCCACAAGGCCCGCAACGTGCTGGAGAAGCTTCCCCGCTCGATGCAGGGCATGGTGAGGCGGCGGCTGGCCCGGGCCTGGGGCGAGGCGGAGGCGGCCGCCGCCGCCCTCAGCCTGCAGGCCCTGGCCGACCGGCTGGACGAGACCGGATACGCCGAGGCGGCGGCCAGGTAA
- a CDS encoding IS1634 family transposase, translating to MHIETIRRRQGDKVYTYHLLRQTYREGGKVKHRTLANLSHLPEAVLELVRRALRGEPVAPVPQTVKIRQSRQHGAVAAVVGMIRQLGLDQVLYSRSADWVRVALAVVVMRILRPSSKLGGTLWWTTTTLPQLLRLPHNGADVNDVYRAMDELLARQAAIEAKLARRHLTANALVLYDLTSVYLEGKTCPLARFGYNRDKKRGKRQFCVGLLTNDEGCPVAVEVFPGDVGDPETLQAQIARVRARFGIEYVVFVGDRGMIVKARLADLEAVGFGWITALRAPEIQKLRDEGFFQPGLFDRRDLAEIADPERPGERLVVCYNPLVAEERRQKREALLLATERELAKIEARVRRRRRKPLTADEIGVAVGKVLRRWKVGKHFQLEIRDGHFSFQRKKASIAREAELDGFYVLRTNVPADRMEPAKVQATYKSLRALEQNFRTMKSALDLRPVYHRLEDRVRAHAFLCMLALYVRWHMERALEPLLAEDPRQSFEGLMMQLETLQRHTVEVAGQEIQMLGEPEPMHQRIFQLLGVPLA from the coding sequence ATGCACATCGAGACCATCCGCCGCCGGCAGGGCGACAAGGTGTACACCTACCACCTGCTGCGCCAGACCTACCGAGAAGGCGGCAAGGTCAAGCACCGGACCCTCGCCAACCTCTCCCACCTGCCGGAAGCCGTCCTGGAGCTGGTCCGGCGAGCCTTGCGGGGCGAGCCGGTGGCGCCGGTACCCCAGACGGTGAAGATCCGCCAGTCCCGCCAGCACGGGGCCGTCGCCGCCGTCGTGGGCATGATCCGCCAGCTGGGCCTCGACCAGGTGCTCTACTCCCGCTCGGCCGACTGGGTGCGCGTGGCCCTGGCCGTCGTCGTCATGCGCATCCTGCGGCCCTCCTCCAAGCTGGGCGGGACTTTGTGGTGGACGACCACCACGTTGCCGCAGCTTCTGCGGTTGCCGCACAATGGCGCGGACGTCAACGACGTCTACCGGGCCATGGACGAGCTGCTCGCCCGTCAGGCCGCTATCGAGGCGAAGCTGGCGCGCCGGCACCTGACGGCCAACGCCCTCGTCTTGTACGACCTGACGAGCGTCTATCTGGAGGGCAAGACCTGCCCGTTGGCCCGCTTCGGGTACAACCGGGACAAGAAGCGGGGCAAGCGACAGTTTTGCGTGGGGCTGCTCACCAACGACGAGGGCTGTCCCGTGGCCGTGGAGGTGTTCCCCGGCGACGTGGGGGATCCCGAGACGCTGCAGGCCCAGATTGCCCGGGTCCGGGCTCGGTTCGGCATCGAGTACGTCGTGTTCGTCGGCGACCGGGGCATGATCGTCAAGGCCCGGCTGGCCGATTTGGAGGCGGTGGGCTTCGGGTGGATCACGGCCCTACGGGCGCCGGAGATCCAGAAGCTGCGGGATGAAGGGTTCTTTCAGCCGGGCCTGTTCGACCGGCGGGACCTGGCGGAGATCGCCGACCCCGAGCGGCCCGGGGAGCGGCTGGTGGTCTGCTACAATCCGCTGGTGGCCGAGGAGCGCAGGCAAAAGCGCGAGGCGCTGCTTTTGGCCACGGAGCGGGAGCTGGCCAAAATCGAAGCCCGGGTGCGCCGTCGCCGCCGCAAGCCCCTGACGGCCGACGAGATCGGGGTGGCCGTGGGCAAGGTGCTGAGGCGCTGGAAGGTGGGCAAGCACTTCCAGCTGGAGATCCGCGACGGCCACTTCTCCTTCCAGCGCAAGAAGGCCTCCATCGCCCGGGAGGCGGAGCTGGACGGGTTTTACGTGCTGCGCACCAACGTGCCGGCCGACCGGATGGAGCCGGCCAAGGTACAGGCCACGTACAAATCGCTGCGGGCCCTGGAGCAAAACTTCCGCACGATGAAAAGCGCCCTGGACCTGCGTCCGGTCTACCACCGGCTGGAGGACCGGGTGCGGGCCCACGCCTTTTTGTGCATGCTGGCGTTGTACGTGCGCTGGCACATGGAGCGGGCGCTTGAGCCCCTGCTGGCGGAGGACCCTCGTCAGTCCTTCGAAGGGCTGATGATGCAGCTGGAGACGCTGCAGCGCCACACGGTCGAGGTGGCCGGCCAGGAAATCCAGATGCTCGGCGAGCCCGAGCCGATGCACCAGCGGATCTTCCAGTTGCTGGGGGTTCCCCTGGCGTAG
- a CDS encoding transposase, whose amino-acid sequence MAPAGTAATLELDSELGDRWHVVLYLGSVLARGEWVTLAIGVDLSGAKHVLGLWEGATLNEAVARRAVGELTARGLRTEPGVLVVTDGRRALDEAIKQAWGGRARIAHCQYQVQQEVLAHLPEKERPSVADRLRRIWTAPVDEAAGQLDQLLAALQARHPGAAARLLGSYEAVLTVGHLGLPPDLAPHLAAAGALRVTVEHALEASSPTQRGMAAVRAGLPAAVSRMRRTVGAAGLAILAQRLGAAADVAAIHKTGTVPSRAESTARSPRE is encoded by the coding sequence GTGGCCCCTGCCGGGACGGCCGCCACCCTCGAGCTGGATAGCGAGCTGGGCGATCGGTGGCACGTCGTGCTGTACCTGGGCTCCGTTCTGGCGCGGGGCGAGTGGGTGACGCTGGCCATCGGGGTGGATCTGTCGGGTGCCAAGCACGTGTTGGGGCTTTGGGAGGGGGCCACCCTCAACGAGGCGGTGGCCCGGCGGGCGGTAGGCGAGTTGACCGCGCGGGGCTTGCGCACAGAGCCCGGTGTGCTGGTCGTCACCGACGGGCGGCGGGCCTTGGATGAAGCTATCAAGCAGGCGTGGGGCGGCCGGGCCCGTATCGCCCACTGCCAGTATCAGGTGCAGCAGGAGGTCCTGGCCCACCTCCCGGAGAAAGAGCGCCCCTCGGTCGCCGACCGGCTCCGGCGGATCTGGACCGCGCCGGTGGACGAAGCGGCAGGCCAGCTCGACCAGCTCCTCGCGGCCTTGCAGGCCCGGCATCCCGGAGCGGCGGCGCGCCTTTTGGGAAGCTACGAGGCCGTGCTGACCGTTGGGCACTTGGGGCTCCCGCCCGATCTGGCACCCCACCTGGCGGCGGCCGGGGCCTTGCGGGTGACCGTCGAGCATGCGCTGGAGGCCAGCAGCCCGACCCAGCGCGGCATGGCGGCGGTGCGAGCCGGCTTGCCGGCGGCGGTGAGCCGGATGCGCCGGACGGTGGGGGCGGCTGGACTCGCCATCCTGGCCCAGCGGCTGGGTGCTGCCGCGGACGTGGCTGCGATCCACAAGACAGGGACCGTGCCCTCCCGAGCAGAGAGTACCGCACGATCCCCGAGGGAGTGA
- a CDS encoding aldehyde dehydrogenase family protein: MAVQPSVGNQGQAVARLYIGGEWRESPERALTRDPFHKTPVTELHVASGADVEDAVRAAVAAKPVMAGMPAHKRAQILRRAAEELMRRRGEVARSITAENGKPAALAQREVGRAAETLEFAADEAKRLAGEVIPMDSSSRGENKLGFTLRVPVGIVGAITPFNSPLNLMAHKVGPALAGGNTVVLKPAPQTPWCSVYLVEALEAAGLPPGAINVVHGGPDVGEAIVTHPGVNLVTFTGGIRAGARIRNIAGMKKVLLELGGNAGNIVCADANLDRAAREMAANAFGYSGQSCIAVQRIYVERPVYEAFLEKLLQYTSRLRVGDPWLPETDIGPMISEEAAERVEAWIKEAEQQGARILCGGKRDGALLEPTVLVDVRPEMKVVCEEVFGPVVSVVAVDSLEEAIAAVNDSQYGLQAGIFTASLGKALQAVRSLEVGGVVVNGTSNFRLEQMPYGGVKLSGIGKEGPRYAVEEMTVERMVIIDLAP, from the coding sequence ATGGCGGTGCAACCTTCGGTAGGTAACCAAGGGCAGGCTGTCGCCAGGCTGTATATCGGTGGGGAGTGGAGGGAGTCGCCCGAACGGGCCCTGACGCGGGACCCGTTTCACAAGACTCCGGTAACGGAACTTCACGTGGCGAGCGGGGCGGACGTCGAGGACGCGGTGCGGGCCGCGGTGGCGGCCAAGCCGGTCATGGCGGGGATGCCGGCTCACAAGCGGGCCCAGATCTTGCGCCGCGCCGCGGAGGAGCTCATGCGGCGCCGGGGGGAAGTGGCCCGCTCCATCACTGCAGAAAACGGCAAGCCGGCGGCGCTGGCGCAGCGGGAGGTGGGCCGGGCCGCCGAGACGCTGGAATTTGCCGCGGACGAAGCCAAGCGCCTGGCCGGCGAGGTCATTCCCATGGATTCTAGCAGCCGGGGCGAGAACAAGCTTGGGTTCACGCTACGGGTGCCGGTGGGGATTGTCGGCGCGATCACGCCCTTCAATTCCCCGCTTAACCTCATGGCCCACAAGGTGGGCCCGGCGCTCGCCGGAGGAAACACCGTCGTCCTCAAGCCAGCTCCGCAGACTCCCTGGTGTAGCGTGTACCTGGTTGAGGCCCTGGAAGCGGCGGGTTTGCCGCCGGGCGCTATCAACGTCGTCCACGGTGGCCCCGATGTCGGGGAGGCCATAGTAACCCATCCAGGGGTGAACCTCGTGACGTTCACTGGCGGCATCCGGGCGGGGGCCCGCATCCGCAACATCGCCGGCATGAAGAAAGTGCTTTTGGAGCTTGGGGGGAACGCGGGCAACATCGTTTGCGCGGACGCCAACCTCGACCGGGCGGCCCGGGAGATGGCGGCCAATGCCTTCGGCTACTCAGGCCAAAGCTGCATTGCTGTCCAGAGGATCTACGTCGAGCGGCCCGTCTACGAGGCGTTTTTGGAGAAGCTCCTTCAGTACACATCCCGCCTTAGGGTGGGAGATCCTTGGCTGCCCGAGACCGACATCGGTCCCATGATCAGCGAGGAGGCGGCGGAGCGGGTCGAGGCGTGGATCAAAGAGGCCGAGCAGCAGGGTGCCCGTATCCTTTGCGGCGGCAAGCGAGACGGGGCGCTGCTTGAGCCGACCGTCCTGGTGGACGTTCGCCCAGAGATGAAGGTCGTGTGCGAGGAGGTATTCGGACCGGTGGTTTCCGTGGTGGCCGTGGATTCGCTGGAGGAGGCCATCGCGGCGGTGAACGACTCGCAGTACGGCCTACAGGCAGGCATTTTCACAGCATCCCTCGGGAAGGCATTACAGGCGGTCCGCAGCCTGGAAGTGGGGGGCGTGGTTGTCAACGGAACGTCTAATTTCCGCTTGGAGCAAATGCCTTATGGCGGGGTGAAGCTCAGCGGAATCGGAAAGGAAGGGCCCCGCTACGCCGTGGAGGAAATGACCGTCGAGCGTATGGTCATCATCGATCTGGCTCCGTAA
- a CDS encoding HAD family hydrolase produces the protein MAGEVSDLRAVLFDMDGVLVVSNPLHFRAWQDFGRQIGLVVTEEMFYREFSGRKNEEALETLFPGRFDADQRAELSRRKEALFRERYVPLLLPVPGVRELVIDLRRRSVPLALATSGPPENVQAILRHLKLEGAFDVVVTGQDVTAAKPDPAIFRISAERLGVPCERALVIEDSVAGVRAARAAGAVCLGVSTSEPPSRLEEAGAAHVVADFTGMKAEALEAIFRDVRGPESPAGPTGTDAP, from the coding sequence ATGGCGGGCGAGGTGAGCGACTTGCGGGCCGTGCTCTTCGACATGGACGGCGTCCTGGTCGTCAGCAACCCGCTGCACTTCCGCGCCTGGCAGGACTTCGGCCGACAGATCGGGCTGGTCGTCACGGAGGAGATGTTCTACCGGGAGTTCTCCGGGCGCAAGAACGAGGAGGCCCTGGAGACTCTCTTCCCGGGCCGCTTCGACGCTGACCAGCGAGCCGAGCTCTCGCGTCGCAAGGAGGCCCTCTTCCGGGAACGTTACGTGCCGCTGCTGCTGCCCGTGCCGGGCGTCCGGGAGCTGGTCATCGACCTGCGTCGCCGCAGCGTGCCCCTGGCGCTGGCCACCTCGGGCCCTCCCGAGAACGTGCAGGCCATCTTGCGGCACCTGAAGCTGGAGGGCGCCTTCGACGTCGTCGTCACCGGACAGGACGTCACGGCCGCCAAGCCCGATCCGGCCATCTTCCGGATCTCGGCCGAGCGGCTCGGGGTGCCCTGCGAGCGGGCGCTGGTGATCGAGGACTCGGTCGCCGGCGTGCGGGCCGCTCGCGCAGCCGGTGCGGTCTGCCTCGGCGTCTCCACCAGCGAGCCCCCCTCTCGTCTGGAGGAGGCGGGCGCGGCTCACGTGGTGGCGGACTTCACCGGGATGAAGGCGGAGGCGCTGGAGGCCATCTTCCGCGACGTGCGGGGCCCCGAGTCACCCGCGGGGCCGACGGGCACCGACGCCCCATGA